Proteins from a single region of Streptomyces vinaceus:
- a CDS encoding SAM-dependent methyltransferase, which translates to MTEHAHSHAHTQQHPASGPPAGEEFWDGRYAESDRIWSGEANAMLVSEVSDLAPGRALDLGCGEGGDAVWLARRGWTVTGTDISGVALGRAAGHAAEAGVADRVSFARHDLTESFPQGEFDLVSACFLHNYGDFPRDAVLRAAAAAVAPGGTLLVVGHAGWAPWQEDREEAHFPTPEEVLAQLEPVTAGWEVLRAEETERVQAMPDGTPGHRTDNVVRMRRPG; encoded by the coding sequence CGGGCCCCCGGCGGGAGAGGAGTTCTGGGACGGCCGCTACGCGGAGAGCGACCGGATCTGGAGCGGCGAGGCCAACGCCATGCTGGTGAGCGAGGTGTCCGACCTCGCCCCGGGACGGGCCCTGGACCTCGGCTGCGGCGAGGGCGGGGACGCCGTCTGGCTGGCCCGCCGCGGGTGGACCGTCACCGGGACCGACATCTCCGGGGTCGCTCTCGGCCGGGCGGCCGGGCACGCGGCGGAGGCCGGGGTCGCGGACCGGGTCTCCTTCGCCCGGCACGATCTGACGGAGTCCTTCCCGCAGGGGGAGTTCGACCTCGTCTCGGCCTGCTTCCTGCACAACTACGGCGACTTCCCCCGGGACGCCGTCCTGCGCGCGGCCGCCGCGGCCGTGGCCCCCGGCGGCACCCTGCTGGTGGTCGGCCACGCGGGATGGGCGCCGTGGCAGGAGGACCGGGAAGAGGCGCACTTCCCCACGCCCGAGGAGGTCCTCGCGCAGCTGGAGCCGGTCACGGCGGGCTGGGAGGTGCTGCGCGCCGAGGAGACCGAGCGGGTCCAGGCGATGCCCGACGGCACGCCGGGGCACCGTACGGACAACGTGGTGCGGATGCGCCGGCCCGGGTAG